The genomic segment GGAGGCGCTGGCCTCGCGCACGCGCCGGTCGAGCACGCTGAAGGTTTCATAGCCCTCGGGGCGCTCCAGGGCCTCGCCCGTGCGGCGCAGCAGGGGCTCCCAGGCCTGTCCGTCCAGGGAGAAGTCCACGCCCAGTGCCGATTCCGCGCCGCGCTCCAGGCGCGCGGGCAGGCGGACCTCCACGCGGCCCACGGGGCCCTGCGCGGCGCACTCCAGCACCAGTTCCCCCTGGCGGGCCTGCACGGCCCCCAGCCAGTCGATGGCCACCGAGCCCTCGGCCATGCTCTCCAGGCCCCGGGAGGAGACCGCCCACACATGGAGCGCCGCGCCGGGCTCCGCCTTCACTGCCCCGCCCGGGGCCACGGCCAGCCGCGCGCCCTGGGGCCGGGCCATGGCGTCCATGGGGTCGCCCGGGGCCACGGCCAGCAGGGGCGCGCCCTCGGGGGTGGCCGCCAGGCGCAGCCTGTCGGCCACGGCCAGGGCCACGAGCTGGTTGCCCTCGGGGGAGCAGTGGCCGTCGCGCGGGGTCAGGTAGGGGTGCACGCCCCGCACGAAGAGCGAGCGCCGGAAGGGTTCGAGCATGTCCACGGCGGGCAGGCCCATGGCGTTCACGGCCGGGGCCAGCTCCTGGCGGGCGGCGTAGAGGCGGCCCTCCACCTCCATCAGGTCCGGCACGGCCAGGAAGACGAGCCTGGCCCCGAAGTGCTCCGTGAAGCGGCGCATGCCCTCCAGGGCCGCGCGGTAGGCGCTCCAGACGCGGGCCAGCTCCTGCCCGGAGGCGGGGCCGAGGATGTCCCGGGCGTTTTCGCTGCGGGCCTTCTCGTAGTCCGTGGCCTTGAAGCGGAAGGGGTCGAGCCCGGGGTTGGTCTTGTGCTCGCCGCTGGTCATCTGGGGGGGGCTGCTCACGGCCCTGGCCCCGGTGCGGAAGAGGAAGCCGATGTTGGCCGCCGCCTGGTAGACCCGCGACCAGGAGAACCAGCGCGAGAGGAGCCCCCGGGCGGTGTAGACCGGATCGTTGGCCAGGCCCTCGCGGAAAAGCACGTCGCGGGTGTGGTCGTGGATGTCGTTGGGGAAGAACTGGAGCACCACCACGTCGGGCATGAGGGCCGCGCCTTTCGTGAGGTAGTAGTCCATGGCGTCGAGGATGCCGAAGATGGGGATGCCGGCGTTGACCACCTCGAACTTCTGGCCCGGGTAGCGGCGTTCCAGCTCGCGGCGCAGCAGTTCGGGGTAGGTGTGCTCGTCGTCCACGCCGTAGCCGTAGGTGAAGGAGTCGCCCAGGCAGAGCACGCGCAGCACGCCCTCGGGCTTGGACGAGGAGTAGTCCGCCAGGCCCCGGGAGCCCTGGTTGTTGGCCGTTACGCGGTAGGGCAGCGCGGGGACGGTGCGGTCCACCACGCGCAGGTGGGGCTCCAGGTCGCCGTGCACGCCCGCGAAGTAGCGGGGCACGGCCGCGCCGGAGGGCACGCGGCCGGTGAGGCGCAGAACGCCCTCCGCGCCCGCGAAGCAGAGCGCCGTGAACGCCAGAAGGTAGAAGCCGTACCAGACGGGACGCATGGTCGGACTAGTGCCCCGCGATGTTGTACTTCTTGAGCTTGTACTGCAGCAGGCTCTTGGAGACGCCCAGCATCTCGGCGGCCTTCACCTGCACGAAGTCGACCCGGGCCAGGGCGCGGCGCACCAGGGCGGCCTCGATGCGCTCCAGGGTCTCGCCCAGGTTGATCTGCACGGGCAGGAGGTCCACGGCGGACTTGTACTGCGTCTCCTCGTCGCGCACCTCGGCAGGCAGCTCCTCCACGCCGATGAGTTCTCCCGAGGCCAGCACCACGCAGCGCTCCACCACGTTCTGGAGCTGGCGCACGTTGCCGGGCCACTCGTAGCCCGTGAGGGCGTCCACGGCCTCGGTGGCGAAACCCTGGACGTTCTTGGCGTTCTCCTCGGCGTATTTGCGCAGGAAGTGGACGGCCAGCAGGGGCACGTCCTCGCGGCGTTCGCGCAGGGCGGGCATTTGTATGGAGACCACGTTGAGGCGGTAGAAGAGGTCTTCCCGGAAGGTTCCGGCCTTCACGGCCTCGGTGAGGTTTTTGTTGGTGGCGGCCACCACGCGGATGTCCGCCTCCACGGTCTGCGTCCCGCCCACGCGCTCGAAGGAGCGCTCCTGGAGCACGCGCAGGAGCTTCACCTGGATGTCGGCGGAGAGTTCGCCGATCTCGTCGAGGAAGAGCGTGCCTCCCTGGGCGGCCTCGAAGCGGCCCCTGCGCTTGGCCACGGCCCCGGTGAAGGAGCCCTTCTCGTGGCCGAAGAGTTCGCTCTCCAGGATGCCCGGGTTCAGGGCCATGCAGTTCACGGAGACGAAGGGCTGGTCCTTGCGGGGCGAGGCGAAGTGGATGGCCTTGGCGATGAGCTCCTTGCCCGTGCCCGACTCGCCCGTGATGAGCACCGTGGAGCGAGAGGGCGCGGCGCGCTCCACCAGCTCCAGCACCTGGCCCATGGCCTTGGAGCGCCCGATGATCTGGTGCACGGCGAAGCGTTCTTCCAGGGTCTGGCGCAGGAGGATGTTCTCGCGCTGGGCGCGGGCGAACTGGGCGGCCTTGCCCACGGTGAGCAGCAGCTCGTCGTTGGAGAAGGGCTTGGTGACGTAGTCGAAGGCCCCCACGCGCATGGCCTCCACCGCGCCCTCGATGGAGCCGAAGGCGGTCATGATGATCACGGGCACGTGGGGGTAGGAGCGCTTCACGCGCTCCAGCACTTCCTGGCCGGTCACCTTGGGCATCTTCATGTCCGTGATGACCACGTCCACCTCGGATTCCTCAAGGTAGGCCAGGCCCATCTCCGGGTCGTCCAGGGCGGTGACGGCGTAGCCGGCGTCGGCCAGGAGGGCTTCGAGGATGAGCAGGTAGTTGCGCTCGTCGTCGAGGATGAGGACTTGGGTTGCCATGGCCCGGAGATACTAGGGCCTGGGGAAGAGGATGTCCACCCTGGCCCCGCCCTCGGGGTTGTCGCCCAGGCGCAGCTCGGCCCCGTGGCTGCGCAGGATGCTGGCGGTGATGGCCAGGCCCAGGCCCGTTCCCTGGGGCTTGGTGGTGAAGAAGGGGTCCAGGAGCTTGTCGCGGATGGCGGGGGGGATGCCCGGCCCCGTGTCCGTGACGCGCAGGCGGATGCGCCCGCCCTCCTCGCCGGACTCCACCACGATCTGGCCGCGCAGGGTTTCGGGGCCGTCGCCTTCCGGGTTCTGGGCGCAGGCCTGTCCGGGCTCCTGGGCCATGGCCTCCAGGGCGTTGGCCAGGATGTTGTAGAGGGCGCGGTAGAGCAGGTCCTTGTCGCCGGGCACCATGACGCCGGGCTCGCAGGCGCGCACCACCTCCACGCCCTGGGCGCGGCACTTCTGCTCCAGAAAGGCCAGGCACTGGTCGAGCACGGCGCAGAGGTCCACGGGTTCGAGCTTGAGGGCCTTGGGCCGGGCGTAGTCCAGGAAGTCGCCCACGGTCTTGGAGAGGCGCACGGCCTCCTCGTGGATGGCGGCCAGGATCTTGGCGGTGAGGGGGTCCTTGTCCTTGGCGCGCGCCAGCAGCAGCTCGGAACTGGAGCGGATGATGCCCAGGGGGTTGCGGATCTCGTGGGCGATGCCCGCCACCATGCGGCCCATGCTCACGAGCTTCTCGTTCTGCAGGGCCTCGCGTTCGTACTCCTCCTTTTCGCGCATGCGCTGGGCGCCCAGGCGGTCGGCGCGGTGGATGAGCATGCGCAGCACGAAGAAGAGCACCAGGGAGGAGCCCAGGGCCGAGAGGGTGATCAGGCGCTGGAAGGTGACGAGCTTGCGGTAGTCGGCGGTGATGTCCAGGGTGAACTCCAGCCCGCCGATGACGCCCTCCACCTCCACGAGGCTGCCGCCGGGGGCCTCCCCTGGCGAGGGGGGCTCGCCCTGCTCCTGGGCCTGCTCCTGGCCCTGGGCGGGCGGCTGGTCGGCCACGGGCACGAAGCCCTTGATGCGCAGCGGCCCGCGCGTGCGCATCACCACGGAGTTGGGCGCGATCTCCGCCGAGAAGAAGGCCCCCAGCGCGCCGGTCTGGTAGATGAACTCGTAGGCGTACTTCTCCTGGTCCATGGCCTGGGCCAGGGCCTCTCCGCCCAGGCCCTCGCGGCCCAGGAGGGCGCGGTCCTGGGCGTAGACCACCACGCCCGAGAGGTCGTAGAGGCGCACGTCGCGGGCCGGGGACTCGTCCATGGCCCCTTTGATCACCTCGTCCAGGCGCTTGTACTGCTCAGGGTTGGAGAGGTCCGGGCGGCCGAACACCCAGAAGTTGGGAATGTAGAAGCGTTTGGACACCGCCGCGTTGAGCGTGGCGGCCAGGAGCTGCGCGAAGTCGTGCTGCTTTTCCAGGAGCACGTCGCGGGCCTGGTTGGCCAGGAAGAGCGAGAGGAAGAGGCTCGAAAGCAGCGTGAGCGCGAGCGTGCCCCAGGAGACGAACTTGAGCAGCCCGAAGGAAGCGCCCGGGCGGCCGCCCTGGGCTGCGTCAGCGGGCGTCACGGGGCCTCGCGGAGGGGATGGCGCGGTCCCGGGGCGTGGCCCGGCGTCGCCGCGAAAGCCCCCGGCGGGCCGCATGGCCCGCCGGGGACGGCGCATCGTGCTGGGTCGGAAAGGCCACGCTCCCTAGAACCCCGTGGTCCGGCGCTGGGCCGAGAGGAACTGGGCCAGATCGGCCTTTTCCTTGGCCAGGCCGTCGGCCCCGAGGCGGGCCTTGGCCAGGCGCTTGCCCAGCTCCACGGCGGGCTGGTCCAGGGGGTCGATGGAGAGCAGCCACCCGGTGAAGAGGGTGGAGAGCTCCAGGAGGGCCATGAGGCGGCCGCACTCGTGCTCGGTGCAGCTAGCGAGGCTGGCCTCCACCAGGGGGATGCCGCGCTGGGTCATGGCCATGCGCGAGCCAAGGGCCTCGGCCGGGAGCAGCTCGCCAAGCATCTTGCCGCGCAGGAAGCCGAACTCGGCGGGGAGGTCGTCGGGGAAGGCCGTGCCGGGGTCTTCCTCGCGGCTGGTGATGAACAGGCAGCCCTTGTCGCGAGGGCCGTCCAGGAACATCTGCTGCAGGGAGTGCTGGTCGGTGACGCCCACGGCGGGCAGGGGCATGGAGCCCTTGCCTTCCTTGCCCAGGCTTTCGGCCCAGAGCTGGCCGAACCAGGCCCCCAGGGTGGCCAGGCGCGGCACGTAGCAGAAGAAGATGAGCTGGGTGAAGCCCGAATCGATGATGGACCAGTTCCAGCAGGCCAGCTCCCAGGCGGGGTGCGCGGCGAGGATCTTGGGCGAGAGGATGGTCTCGGTGAGGGGCTTGGTGACGGAGAGCGCGCCCTCCACCAGGGCCTCGCAGTCGATGCCCAGGAAGGCGGCAGGGATGAGCCCCACGGCCGAAAGCACCGAGTAGCGCCCGCCCATGTAGGTGGGCACGGGCAGGGTGGTGAAGCCGTGGCGCGCCGACTCCTTGCGGAAGAAGCCGTCCTCGCCGGTGACCATGATCAGGTGGTCCTTCCAGGAGTCGCCCAGGGCTTCCCTGAGCCAGCGGCAGGCCAGGAAGTACTGGCTGGCGGTCTCGATGGTGCCGCCGGACTTGCTCACGGCCACCACCACGGTCTCGGCGGGGTCGAGCTTGGTGAAGTAGGCCATGAGCGAGCCCGAGTCCACGTTGTCGGCGATCCAGAGCCAGGGTCCCTGGTGTCCGGGCAGGTCCTGGCCCGGGGCGAAGGCCTTCTGGAGGGCGCGCGCGCCCAGGGCGGAGCCGCCGATGCCCAGGAGCAGCATGTGCTTGAAGCCCTTCAGGCGCGGGGCCAGGGCGGCCAGGTCGCGCTTGAGGGCGGGCCAGTGGGGCAGGTTGATGAAGGGCAGCCTGCCGCCTTCCGGCCCGGAGAGGTCGGCGGCGAGGCGTTCCACGAAGGCCCCCAGCCGGGCCTGTCCGGCGCTGGGGGAGACCTTTTCGGGGTAGGCGCTGGTCCAGTCGAGCACGTTGTCGGACATGCGGGGGCTCCTTGTCGGTTCGTGTGGGTCCGCCTTGGCGGGCGGACGCTTCGGGCGTCGTACCACCCTTGGGCGAAGATGTCTCGCCCGGCGCGTTACCCTTTGAGCACTTTGCCCACGGCCTCCAGGGCCTTGAGCAGCGTCTCGTCGGAGACGGCGTAGGAGAAGCGCAGGCAGCGGTCGTCGCCGAAGGCGGAGCCGGGCACCAGGGCCACCAGGGCCTCTTCCAGGATGCGCTTGCAGAGGCTGGCCGAGTCCGGGGTCTGGGCGTTGAAGCGCGCGCTCACGTCGGGGAAGAGGTAGAACGCGCCGCCGGGGTTGGGGCACTTCACGCCCTCCCAGGAGGAGACGATCTCCATGGCCAGGTTGCGGCGGCGCTCGAAGCCCTGGCGCATCTGCTCCACGCAGTCGAAGCTGCCGGTGAGCGCGGCCACGGCCCCCTTCTGGGCGAAGGAGCACACGTTGGACGTGGACTGCCCCTGGATCTTGGACTGGGCCTTGATCAGATCCGGGTGGGCCACGCAGTAGCCGATGCGCCAGCCCGTCATGGCGAAGCTCTTGGCCAGGCCGTTGACCACGGCCACCTTTTCGGGGTGGCGCTCCCACCAGTGCACCACGGAGAGGCGCTCGGCGGGCGGGTAGACCAGCTGGTCGTAGATTTCGTCGGAGATCACGAAGATGCCGCGCCCCACGGCCCATTCCATGATGGCGTCCAGCTGGGCCTTGGAGTAGCAGCAGCCGGTGGGGTTGGAGGGCGAGTTGAGCACCAGCGCGCGGGTGAGCGGCGTGCGGGCCTTCTCCAGGGCCTCCACGGAGACGAGGAAGTCGTCCTCGGGCTCGGTGGGCACGGCCACGGGCTCGCCGCCCGCCAGGAGCACCATGTCGGGGTAGCTCACCCAGTAGGGGGCGGGGATG from the Fundidesulfovibrio magnetotacticus genome contains:
- a CDS encoding sigma-54-dependent transcriptional regulator, which translates into the protein MATQVLILDDERNYLLILEALLADAGYAVTALDDPEMGLAYLEESEVDVVITDMKMPKVTGQEVLERVKRSYPHVPVIIMTAFGSIEGAVEAMRVGAFDYVTKPFSNDELLLTVGKAAQFARAQRENILLRQTLEERFAVHQIIGRSKAMGQVLELVERAAPSRSTVLITGESGTGKELIAKAIHFASPRKDQPFVSVNCMALNPGILESELFGHEKGSFTGAVAKRRGRFEAAQGGTLFLDEIGELSADIQVKLLRVLQERSFERVGGTQTVEADIRVVAATNKNLTEAVKAGTFREDLFYRLNVVSIQMPALRERREDVPLLAVHFLRKYAEENAKNVQGFATEAVDALTGYEWPGNVRQLQNVVERCVVLASGELIGVEELPAEVRDEETQYKSAVDLLPVQINLGETLERIEAALVRRALARVDFVQVKAAEMLGVSKSLLQYKLKKYNIAGH
- a CDS encoding glucose-6-phosphate isomerase, whose amino-acid sequence is MSDNVLDWTSAYPEKVSPSAGQARLGAFVERLAADLSGPEGGRLPFINLPHWPALKRDLAALAPRLKGFKHMLLLGIGGSALGARALQKAFAPGQDLPGHQGPWLWIADNVDSGSLMAYFTKLDPAETVVVAVSKSGGTIETASQYFLACRWLREALGDSWKDHLIMVTGEDGFFRKESARHGFTTLPVPTYMGGRYSVLSAVGLIPAAFLGIDCEALVEGALSVTKPLTETILSPKILAAHPAWELACWNWSIIDSGFTQLIFFCYVPRLATLGAWFGQLWAESLGKEGKGSMPLPAVGVTDQHSLQQMFLDGPRDKGCLFITSREEDPGTAFPDDLPAEFGFLRGKMLGELLPAEALGSRMAMTQRGIPLVEASLASCTEHECGRLMALLELSTLFTGWLLSIDPLDQPAVELGKRLAKARLGADGLAKEKADLAQFLSAQRRTTGF
- a CDS encoding pyridoxal phosphate-dependent aminotransferase, whose amino-acid sequence is MRISLKLSRIQPSATLAINAKAQELKAQGKPVISLAVGEPDSPTPEHVKQAARQALDDNFTRYTPVPGIPELRDAVGGYFGRFYGVTPPREAVIVSNGGKQVLYNLFTALLNPGEQVLIPAPYWVSYPDMVLLAGGEPVAVPTEPEDDFLVSVEALEKARTPLTRALVLNSPSNPTGCCYSKAQLDAIMEWAVGRGIFVISDEIYDQLVYPPAERLSVVHWWERHPEKVAVVNGLAKSFAMTGWRIGYCVAHPDLIKAQSKIQGQSTSNVCSFAQKGAVAALTGSFDCVEQMRQGFERRRNLAMEIVSSWEGVKCPNPGGAFYLFPDVSARFNAQTPDSASLCKRILEEALVALVPGSAFGDDRCLRFSYAVSDETLLKALEAVGKVLKG
- a CDS encoding sensor histidine kinase, which produces MTPADAAQGGRPGASFGLLKFVSWGTLALTLLSSLFLSLFLANQARDVLLEKQHDFAQLLAATLNAAVSKRFYIPNFWVFGRPDLSNPEQYKRLDEVIKGAMDESPARDVRLYDLSGVVVYAQDRALLGREGLGGEALAQAMDQEKYAYEFIYQTGALGAFFSAEIAPNSVVMRTRGPLRIKGFVPVADQPPAQGQEQAQEQGEPPSPGEAPGGSLVEVEGVIGGLEFTLDITADYRKLVTFQRLITLSALGSSLVLFFVLRMLIHRADRLGAQRMREKEEYEREALQNEKLVSMGRMVAGIAHEIRNPLGIIRSSSELLLARAKDKDPLTAKILAAIHEEAVRLSKTVGDFLDYARPKALKLEPVDLCAVLDQCLAFLEQKCRAQGVEVVRACEPGVMVPGDKDLLYRALYNILANALEAMAQEPGQACAQNPEGDGPETLRGQIVVESGEEGGRIRLRVTDTGPGIPPAIRDKLLDPFFTTKPQGTGLGLAITASILRSHGAELRLGDNPEGGARVDILFPRP
- a CDS encoding SGNH/GDSL hydrolase family protein, which encodes MRPVWYGFYLLAFTALCFAGAEGVLRLTGRVPSGAAVPRYFAGVHGDLEPHLRVVDRTVPALPYRVTANNQGSRGLADYSSSKPEGVLRVLCLGDSFTYGYGVDDEHTYPELLRRELERRYPGQKFEVVNAGIPIFGILDAMDYYLTKGAALMPDVVVLQFFPNDIHDHTRDVLFREGLANDPVYTARGLLSRWFSWSRVYQAAANIGFLFRTGARAVSSPPQMTSGEHKTNPGLDPFRFKATDYEKARSENARDILGPASGQELARVWSAYRAALEGMRRFTEHFGARLVFLAVPDLMEVEGRLYAARQELAPAVNAMGLPAVDMLEPFRRSLFVRGVHPYLTPRDGHCSPEGNQLVALAVADRLRLAATPEGAPLLAVAPGDPMDAMARPQGARLAVAPGGAVKAEPGAALHVWAVSSRGLESMAEGSVAIDWLGAVQARQGELVLECAAQGPVGRVEVRLPARLERGAESALGVDFSLDGQAWEPLLRRTGEALERPEGYETFSVLDRRVREASASRFFLRVALAGKARLYTERSGSQGDGSRAFWVTAFPATP